A single window of Paenibacillus sp. SYP-B4298 DNA harbors:
- the lepA gene encoding translation elongation factor 4 — translation MADVRERQKKIRNFSIIAHIDHGKSTLADRILEYTGALSNREMQHQVLDQMDLERERGITIKLQAVRLAYRADDGEEYLLNLIDTPGHVDFTYEVSRSLAACEGALLVVDAAQGIEAQTLANVYLALDNNLEILPVINKIDLPSAEPERVKQEIEDVIGLDASEAVLASAKAGIGIKEILEQVVKQVPAPTGDPDEPLKALIFDSHYDPYKGVIVYVRVMDGSIKAGKKIRFMATGAEFEVIEVGAFKPRMTIVDELAVGDVGFVVAGIKNVKDTRVGDTITEAKRPAPEPLPGYRRINPMVFCGLYPIETQDYNDLREALEKLELNDASLRYEPETSTALGFGFRCGFLGLLHMEIIQERIEREFNIPLITTAPSVVYRVTLTNGEMIEIDNPSNYPEAGKLEFVEEPYVKASIIVPNDFVGSIMELCQGKRGEFENMEYLDTNRVTIVYHIPLSEIVYDFFDQLKSSTKGYASFDYEVAGYRRSNLVKMDIMLNSEQVDALSVIVHRDRAYHRGRAICEKMKELIPRQMFEVPVQASIGTKVIARETVKAMRKNVLAKCYGGDISRKRKLLEKQKEGKKRMKQVGSVEVPQEAFMAVLKIDE, via the coding sequence ATGGCAGACGTTCGTGAACGACAGAAGAAGATTCGCAACTTTTCAATTATTGCCCATATAGACCATGGGAAATCAACGCTGGCAGACCGGATCTTAGAGTATACCGGGGCACTGTCCAACCGGGAGATGCAGCACCAGGTGCTCGACCAGATGGATCTGGAGCGGGAACGCGGCATTACGATCAAGCTGCAGGCGGTACGCCTGGCTTACCGCGCCGATGACGGCGAGGAATATTTGCTTAATCTGATCGACACGCCAGGGCATGTCGACTTCACGTATGAAGTATCGCGCAGCCTGGCGGCCTGCGAGGGCGCGCTGCTCGTGGTGGATGCGGCGCAGGGAATCGAAGCGCAGACATTGGCCAACGTCTATCTGGCGCTGGATAATAATCTGGAGATTCTCCCTGTTATCAACAAGATCGATCTGCCGAGCGCCGAGCCAGAGCGCGTCAAGCAGGAGATTGAGGATGTTATCGGGCTGGATGCAAGTGAGGCGGTGCTTGCTTCGGCGAAGGCCGGTATCGGCATCAAGGAAATATTGGAGCAGGTCGTCAAGCAGGTGCCCGCTCCTACAGGTGACCCGGATGAGCCGCTTAAGGCGCTCATATTCGATTCCCATTACGATCCGTACAAGGGCGTTATTGTCTATGTGCGCGTAATGGATGGTAGCATCAAGGCCGGCAAGAAAATTCGCTTCATGGCGACAGGCGCCGAGTTCGAGGTGATCGAGGTTGGCGCCTTCAAGCCGCGGATGACGATCGTCGACGAATTGGCTGTCGGCGATGTTGGCTTCGTTGTAGCCGGCATCAAGAATGTGAAGGACACGCGCGTCGGGGATACGATCACCGAAGCGAAGCGTCCGGCTCCTGAGCCGCTTCCTGGCTATCGCCGCATCAATCCGATGGTATTCTGCGGTCTGTACCCGATTGAGACGCAGGACTACAATGATCTGCGCGAGGCACTGGAGAAGCTGGAGCTGAATGACGCATCCCTGCGCTATGAGCCAGAGACGTCCACGGCGCTGGGCTTCGGATTCCGTTGCGGATTCCTGGGACTGCTTCATATGGAGATTATTCAGGAGCGTATCGAGCGGGAATTCAATATTCCGCTCATTACAACGGCGCCGAGCGTGGTCTACCGCGTAACCCTGACCAATGGCGAGATGATCGAGATCGACAATCCGTCCAACTACCCGGAGGCCGGGAAGCTTGAGTTTGTCGAGGAGCCGTATGTGAAGGCTTCGATTATCGTGCCTAACGATTTCGTGGGCTCCATCATGGAGCTGTGTCAGGGCAAGCGCGGCGAATTCGAGAATATGGAGTACCTGGATACCAATCGCGTCACGATCGTGTATCATATTCCGTTGTCGGAGATCGTCTATGACTTCTTCGATCAGCTCAAGTCGAGCACGAAGGGCTACGCTTCGTTCGACTACGAGGTGGCAGGCTACCGCAGATCGAATCTGGTCAAGATGGACATTATGCTCAACAGCGAGCAGGTGGACGCGCTGTCGGTCATCGTGCACCGCGACCGTGCATATCATCGTGGACGCGCTATCTGCGAGAAGATGAAGGAGCTGATTCCGCGCCAGATGTTCGAGGTGCCTGTACAAGCTTCGATCGGCACCAAGGTCATCGCGCGCGAGACCGTGAAGGCAATGCGCAAGAACGTGCTTGCCAAATGCTATGGCGGCGATATTAGCCGGAAGCGCAAGCTGCTGGAGAAGCAGAAGGAAGGCAAGAAGCGGATGAAGCAGGTCGGCAGCGTCGAGGTGCCTCAGGAGGCATTCATGGCGGTGCTCAAGATCGACGAATAG
- the gpr gene encoding GPR endopeptidase encodes MMSELDLQQYSVRTDLALEAKEIAEQGGEALQGVSMTTMNDHGIQITRLTVENEQGSQAIGKMIGNYVTLEVPGLRKQDTELQDRVATHFAKQFELFLQQTGVSAQAKALIVGLGNWNVTPDALGPIVVENVMITRHFFELMPDEVAPGYRPVSAVSPGVLGITGIESSDIIKGIVEQSKPDFIVAIDALASKAIERVNTTIQISDTGIHPGSGIGNKRRGITKEIMGVPVIAIGVPTVMFASTIVNNCIELMQKHFQTQTSNTGQILGLLDSMEEHERLTLVKEILSPMGHDLLVTPKEVDEFIEDIGNIIASGLNAALHDAVDSSNVAAYTH; translated from the coding sequence ATGATGAGCGAGTTGGATCTTCAGCAGTATTCGGTAAGAACGGATTTGGCGCTTGAGGCCAAGGAGATAGCGGAGCAGGGCGGCGAGGCGCTGCAGGGTGTGTCCATGACGACGATGAATGACCATGGCATTCAGATTACCCGCCTCACGGTCGAGAACGAGCAGGGCTCCCAGGCTATCGGCAAAATGATCGGCAACTATGTGACGCTTGAGGTGCCCGGGCTCAGGAAGCAGGATACGGAGCTGCAGGATCGAGTTGCGACCCACTTTGCCAAGCAGTTTGAGCTGTTCTTGCAGCAGACCGGGGTCAGTGCTCAAGCTAAGGCGCTGATCGTCGGGCTCGGCAACTGGAATGTCACACCCGATGCGCTCGGACCGATCGTCGTGGAGAATGTAATGATTACCCGCCATTTCTTCGAGCTGATGCCTGATGAGGTTGCTCCTGGCTATCGCCCGGTGAGCGCAGTGTCTCCAGGGGTGCTCGGCATTACGGGCATCGAATCGAGCGATATTATCAAGGGCATCGTCGAGCAGTCCAAGCCGGATTTCATCGTAGCAATCGATGCGCTGGCATCCAAAGCGATCGAGCGGGTGAACACAACGATCCAAATTTCGGATACAGGCATCCACCCCGGTTCAGGCATAGGCAATAAGCGGCGTGGCATTACGAAGGAAATTATGGGCGTCCCGGTCATCGCCATCGGCGTGCCGACGGTCATGTTCGCCTCCACCATCGTCAACAATTGCATCGAGCTGATGCAGAAGCATTTCCAGACGCAAACCTCCAATACAGGACAAATTCTGGGGCTCCTTGATTCGATGGAGGAGCATGAACGGCTCACGCTGGTTAAGGAGATTCTATCGCCGATGGGTCATGACCTGCTCGTCACGCCCAAGGAGGTAGACGAGTTCATCGAGGACATCGGCAATATCATTGCCAGCGGACTGAATGCGGCGCTTCATGACGCGGTCGACAGCTCGAATGTCGCGGCTTATACGCATTAA
- the rpsT gene encoding 30S ribosomal protein S20, translating into MPNIKSAIKRVKTNEKRRALNASQKSALRTAVKSADQAIGGTDVEAAKAALIVATKKLDKAVTKGLIHKNAAARKKSRLAKKLNALSAQA; encoded by the coding sequence ATGCCAAACATTAAATCTGCTATCAAACGTGTGAAAACGAACGAGAAACGTCGCGCTCTTAACGCTTCTCAGAAATCCGCGCTTCGGACGGCTGTTAAATCTGCTGACCAAGCCATCGGAGGAACAGATGTAGAAGCAGCAAAAGCTGCTCTGATCGTTGCGACGAAGAAATTGGACAAAGCCGTTACGAAAGGCCTGATTCATAAAAATGCGGCTGCCCGTAAGAAATCCCGTCTGGCGAAAAAGCTTAACGCTCTTTCGGCTCAAGCATAA
- a CDS encoding stage II sporulation protein P gives MRRWTGTIFRHGSSERIRQLLVGGKTFAVLSLSSMVFFVAAGLGGMLHQEASTSPLSSMKGFAAAVSSQLFSEMLGMELPAFEGSQQPGEKLLGKQTAAFMLRVLTNVNPADPRSLVASELPGLSADDAVLLRSGSGGAGGAGPKDQQPIPVAKGQESSEGAGGKTPKNPDGQAAAEGKEQKDKESKPQESKPKASTPDADRKQVFIYHSHPRESWYTTGNSKADSKTDNITLVGKRLAERLEEEGIGALHSDTDYSTAIKNYRWELSYKYSKETVKSVMAEQPELKYLFDLHRDSQRRKHTTATIDGKDYAQVFFIIGHRNPEWKKNEMFATKLHEALEEEYPGISRGIWGKSAATGNGEYNQSLSENSVLVEVGGVDNTLEESYRTVDALAKIISKIYWESEQAEKATAPSAPRKS, from the coding sequence ATGAGAAGATGGACGGGCACTATATTTCGTCATGGAAGCAGCGAGCGCATTCGGCAGCTTCTTGTTGGAGGCAAGACATTTGCAGTTCTATCTTTAAGCTCCATGGTGTTTTTTGTTGCGGCTGGATTAGGAGGCATGCTCCATCAGGAGGCCTCCACCTCGCCGCTGTCCTCTATGAAAGGCTTTGCCGCAGCAGTATCCAGCCAGTTGTTTTCCGAGATGCTGGGCATGGAGCTTCCAGCCTTCGAGGGCAGTCAGCAGCCGGGTGAGAAGCTGCTAGGCAAGCAGACTGCGGCCTTCATGCTGCGAGTGCTGACCAATGTCAATCCCGCAGACCCGCGCAGTCTCGTCGCCTCAGAGCTGCCAGGGCTTAGTGCAGATGATGCGGTGCTGCTGCGCTCAGGCAGCGGCGGGGCAGGGGGAGCAGGCCCGAAGGATCAGCAGCCGATTCCAGTTGCCAAGGGGCAGGAGTCCTCTGAGGGCGCAGGTGGCAAGACTCCGAAGAATCCTGATGGGCAGGCGGCGGCAGAGGGCAAGGAGCAGAAGGATAAGGAAAGCAAGCCTCAGGAGAGCAAGCCTAAGGCGTCCACTCCTGATGCGGACAGGAAACAGGTGTTCATCTATCACTCGCATCCGAGGGAATCATGGTATACGACAGGCAACAGTAAAGCGGACTCCAAGACGGACAATATTACACTGGTCGGTAAGCGGCTGGCGGAGAGACTTGAAGAGGAAGGGATTGGCGCGCTGCATTCCGACACCGATTATTCGACCGCGATTAAAAACTATCGTTGGGAGTTATCCTATAAGTATTCAAAAGAAACGGTGAAAAGTGTAATGGCGGAGCAGCCGGAGTTGAAATATCTGTTCGATCTTCATCGCGACTCCCAGCGACGCAAGCATACAACAGCGACGATTGATGGCAAGGATTATGCACAGGTGTTCTTCATTATTGGTCATCGCAACCCGGAATGGAAGAAGAACGAGATGTTCGCCACCAAGCTGCACGAGGCGCTGGAGGAGGAGTACCCGGGCATCTCACGCGGCATATGGGGCAAGTCGGCGGCGACAGGCAACGGGGAATACAATCAATCACTGTCCGAGAACAGCGTCTTGGTCGAGGTTGGAGGCGTGGACAACACATTGGAGGAATCCTATCGAACTGTCGATGCGCTCGCGAAGATTATATCCAAGATATATTGGGAATCCGAGCAAGCCGAGAAGGCGACGGCCCCGTCAGCGCCGCGCAAGAGCTGA